The genomic stretch GGTCGAACGGCCCTGGGCTCGGACGCCGCTTCGGGCTTGGGGCCGGTCTGCCTGAGAGCACATCCCGCCGACAGCGCCATGGCGCATAACACGGCCGCCAATGTGTGCGTTCGTATGCTCCGCAACGCCGTCAAACTCCCTGCTCCAGCCGGCCGATCTTCCCTCGGATTCGCTCCACTTCCTCGTCCTTGGTGGCCGCCTTCAGCGCGTCGCGGTAGGTTCGCAGCGCCTTGTCCGTCTCGCCGACCTTGAGATACGCGTCGCCGAGGTGCTCGATGATGATGGGGTCGTCCGGCACCAAGCTCACCGCCCTCTCGAGCTGCTCGATGGCTCTCCGGTAGTGCCCCTTCTGGTAGTACACCCACCCCAGGCTGTCGATGTAGTAGCCGTCGTTGGGAGCGATCTCCAGCGCCCGGACGATCAGCTCCTCCGCACGGTCGAGCTCCACACCCAACTCGGCGTAGGTGTAACCCAGATAGTTCAGCGCGGACGCGTTGTCCGGGTTGAGCTCGACGGCCTTCCGCATGTACTCGATGGTCTTGTCCTTGTCCTTGCTCTCGTCGTACAGAGCCCCCAGCGAGAAGTAGACGCGATCGTTCTCGGGGTCCAGTTCCACCACCTGGTGCATGACCTCGATGGCGTTCGGGTAGTCCTTGGCCTTGCGGTATATCTCGGCCAGAAAACGCAGCAACTCCCTGCGTCGCCGGTCGTCCTCCTCCATCGCCTCCCGGATGACGGCCGCCGCCTCGGAGTACCGCTCCTGTCCCTGGTAGACCGACGCGAGCTGGACCTGCGCATCGACGAAGTACTCGCTGTCCCGGGGGATGCGCCGAAAGTGCGCCGCGGCGCCTTCCCGGTCTTCCAGCCGGGCCAACGTCAGGCCCAGGAAAAACCGAATGCGCTGGTCATCCGGCCGTTCCGCCAAGGCGAGCCGAAACTCCGTGACCGCGGCCTGCAGGCTGCCCAGCTCGTAGTAGACGAGTCCCACCTTCATCCGGGCCGACCCGGGCGAGGCCTCTCGATCTCCGCGGCGGTCGAACTCGGCCCGTGCCCCGGCGAGGTCCTCGCCGCCGGCGCGCAGGGTTTCGATGCGTTTGCCCGCCCACTCGTCCCGTGAATCGGCTTTCAGGAGCTTCTCGTAGGTCTTGAGAGCTTCCTCACGGCGACCGCGGA from Deltaproteobacteria bacterium encodes the following:
- a CDS encoding tetratricopeptide repeat protein codes for the protein MWQLRWGILLSLLVTACLPVDEVAQGPAGPFADDVKVAVPAEAQAMYRYMRARMDALEGDFRGAHEHYRAVREHDPDSALVRARLAGSHLVLGEIDDALREAEAAVRLNDREPENRRLLAGLYGATGRVDEAIREYRKLLELDPEDSQSLLYLGAIHLARGDHEQAREHLERYKKRNPSSPLGPYYLGRTLANSGELSLAEESYAAALKLHPSSAPVLAELALVQELRGRREEALKTYEKLLKADSRDEWAGKRIETLRAGGEDLAGARAEFDRRGDREASPGSARMKVGLVYYELGSLQAAVTEFRLALAERPDDQRIRFFLGLTLARLEDREGAAAHFRRIPRDSEYFVDAQVQLASVYQGQERYSEAAAVIREAMEEDDRRRRELLRFLAEIYRKAKDYPNAIEVMHQVVELDPENDRVYFSLGALYDESKDKDKTIEYMRKAVELNPDNASALNYLGYTYAELGVELDRAEELIVRALEIAPNDGYYIDSLGWVYYQKGHYRRAIEQLERAVSLVPDDPIIIEHLGDAYLKVGETDKALRTYRDALKAATKDEEVERIRGKIGRLEQGV